The following are from one region of the Hyphomicrobiales bacterium genome:
- a CDS encoding aminopeptidase P family protein, with protein MASYAERLTRFQNGLTDQADLVFFPIGTDLDYLTGLHRDIPNYGRNLHPGMWLEGAWIAPGKDPILTLPRMTVEFGAPDGLDALDVRVLGDWDDPAQLVAGILSELGVGETPRIAVSDDAEAETLIELQHLRPGVRFLSGTDLLRPQRVIKDADEIEKLRRAGAITEAAFAATVKQMKIGMTELDVLSEIDHQMKAHGSLGPSFTTSMYNTGPNISLEFGNKLKSWPRKLEAPTSVLFDFGAVLDGMCYDFGRTACMGEPSAEQIKVHRLIMESQAAGIAALKAGAITCEEVDKAARDVLEDAGYGEAFRHRLGHAIGWDVHEPPFLTNGDTTLVEEGMIFTIEPSIFRDGGMSARVEDCVVARPDGGEALTRGFQELIVIA; from the coding sequence ATGGCAAGCTACGCCGAGCGCCTGACCCGATTCCAAAACGGCCTGACCGATCAGGCCGATCTTGTGTTCTTCCCGATCGGAACCGATCTGGATTATCTGACAGGCCTCCACCGGGATATCCCCAACTACGGTCGCAATCTGCATCCTGGCATGTGGCTTGAAGGCGCCTGGATTGCTCCAGGCAAGGATCCTATCCTGACGCTGCCACGGATGACGGTTGAGTTCGGCGCACCCGACGGGCTCGATGCGCTGGACGTCCGTGTTCTGGGCGACTGGGATGATCCGGCGCAATTGGTGGCCGGAATACTCAGCGAGTTGGGCGTAGGCGAGACGCCACGCATCGCCGTCAGCGATGATGCCGAGGCCGAAACCCTGATCGAGCTGCAACACCTGCGCCCAGGCGTGCGCTTCCTGTCCGGAACCGACCTTCTCCGGCCGCAGCGGGTGATCAAGGATGCCGACGAGATCGAGAAGTTGCGGCGCGCCGGCGCCATCACCGAGGCGGCGTTTGCCGCCACAGTGAAGCAGATGAAGATCGGCATGACCGAATTGGACGTGCTGTCGGAAATCGATCACCAGATGAAGGCTCATGGCTCATTGGGTCCGTCCTTCACCACGTCGATGTATAACACCGGCCCCAACATCTCGCTGGAGTTCGGCAACAAACTCAAATCCTGGCCGCGCAAGCTGGAAGCGCCAACGAGCGTGCTGTTTGACTTCGGCGCTGTGCTCGATGGCATGTGCTACGACTTTGGCCGGACCGCCTGCATGGGCGAACCATCAGCAGAACAGATCAAGGTGCACAGGCTGATCATGGAGAGCCAGGCGGCCGGTATCGCAGCCCTCAAAGCCGGTGCGATCACCTGTGAGGAAGTGGACAAGGCGGCGCGCGATGTGTTGGAGGATGCAGGCTATGGCGAGGCGTTCCGCCACCGCCTCGGCCACGCGATCGGCTGGGATGTCCATGAACCGCCTTTCCTCACCAATGGCGACACAACGCTGGTCGAGGAAGGAATGATCTTCACCATTGAGCCGTCGATCTTCCGCGATGGCGGCATGAGTGCTCGCGTCGAGGATTGTGTCGTAGCACGTCCCGATGGCGGGGAGGCACTGACTCGCGGCTTTCAAGAGTTGATCGTGATCGCCTAA
- a CDS encoding cupin domain-containing protein → MQDTSSLQDTTSEPFRIGPPMRASRQKAGMTLQDVARLAGVSIGYLSLIERDQATPTLTTLDRIAQALGVGLDRFVVRPEPVECVTRAAERQRFHVGSDLLGYERVSAQFPGSELSCYVLTFAPGYHAEAVEHAGEEHVYVLSGALELRLDRKLLHLTAGDSVHYPSTRPHAWANPHQTTAQVLWTGTHDIFATRNAKKADR, encoded by the coding sequence ATGCAAGACACAAGTTCCCTGCAGGACACGACGTCTGAGCCGTTCCGGATCGGTCCGCCTATGCGAGCTTCGCGTCAAAAGGCAGGCATGACATTGCAGGATGTCGCGCGTTTGGCCGGCGTTTCCATCGGCTATCTAAGCCTGATCGAACGAGACCAGGCCACGCCCACCCTAACGACCTTGGATCGCATCGCACAGGCTTTGGGGGTCGGGCTGGACAGGTTCGTGGTTCGCCCGGAACCGGTGGAATGCGTGACCCGCGCCGCTGAAAGGCAGCGGTTTCACGTCGGTTCCGATTTGCTCGGCTACGAACGGGTGAGCGCACAGTTCCCTGGGTCAGAACTGTCTTGCTATGTGTTGACGTTCGCACCGGGCTATCACGCCGAAGCGGTCGAGCACGCGGGCGAAGAGCATGTCTATGTTCTTTCAGGCGCTTTGGAGCTTCGACTGGATCGCAAGCTGCTGCACCTGACGGCGGGCGACAGCGTGCATTACCCGTCGACCCGGCCTCACGCCTGGGCCAACCCGCACCAGACAACCGCGCAGGTTCTTTGGACGGGCACCCACGACATTTTCGCAACGCGAAACGCCAAAAAAGCCGATCGATGA